In the Corythoichthys intestinalis isolate RoL2023-P3 chromosome 12, ASM3026506v1, whole genome shotgun sequence genome, one interval contains:
- the LOC130926616 gene encoding uncharacterized protein LOC130926616, producing MLPGSSSPGPASPVSDRAHRDLARAETELRRLLERQAAEADAARRGLERAVLGVRREERRLVERVEQDHRDAQLRLERLGEENATAARIGREALERRLEELILLRRKTREADGSVAEGTALSEGVAEFLRPWRVSFCLKRVSFKPSAQPDAVAFGDVRVQAQSLSLHTGGCGPNGQMCALHSLEIPSTETEHRDGFSSPDPESEADSIASVRKNKKFTSQSVLRQRTQSVSCPENIPIISVQDGKKDEGRNVSSSSSIAWSREIRDRLRSRSRDERCFRDSRADSPDSDRTFVVSSSREDAGVRETGADSPRASSSPVNGGNSETSDNRRIFVSSPLPGSDLLVFHRGRPTSHPDQSFSSRSLSVSDFSRLREEEEARLIRRFGKRGSGRADFTLPAGLHCTPRGQIFIVDRGNARVQVTDPRGNILQQVSSPNTEDWSRRLTNFWDVAVNSKGLLALSCVAERALLVFNRHGRLLRTFGGSGDGLEAPRGVTVTRQDEFLVADVRRGTLVLLEPPRETGSRSGRTVATGFRRPYLVAACVGSGTVAVSEGGRTPLVRVLGPDWNTLRIVGACSAAGPVLVRPRGVCIDADGDVLVADWGDAHRVLVFPARGEGRALVPGGLNGPRGIGVLPGGHLVVADSMNHCVKIYQYKCEHA from the exons ATGTTGCCGGGAAGTTCCTCGCCCGGCCCGGCGTCCCCGGTCTCGGACCGGGCGCACCGCGACCTGGCGCGGGCCGAGACGGAGCTCCGCCGCCTGCTGGAACGCCAGGCCGCCGAGGCCGACGCGGCCCGGCGGGGTTTGGAGCGCGCCGTCCTCGGAGTTCGTCGGGAAGAGCGCCGCCTGGTGGAGCGCGTGGAGCAGGACCACCGTGACGCGCAGCTGCGTCTGGAGCGGCTGGGCGAGGAGAACGCGACGGCCGCCCGAATCGGCCGCGAAGCGCTGGAACGACGGCTGGAGGAGCTGATCCTGCTTCGAAGGAAGACCCGGGAAGCCGACGGAAGCGTCGCCGAAGGGACGGCGTTGTCGGAAGGGGTGGCGGAGTTCCTCCGACCGTGGCGAGTCTCGTTTTGCCTGAAGAGGGTGAGCTTCAAACCCAGCGCCCAACCCGACGCCGTCGCTTTTGGTGACGTCCGAGTGCAGGCGCAGAGTCTGTCTTTGCATACAGGAGGTTGCGGTCCGAACGGGCAGATGTGCGCGCTCCATTCTCTGGAAATTCCATCCACGGAAACGGAGCACCGCGATGGGTTTTCTAGCCCGGATCCCGAATCAGAAGCCGACTCGATCGCTTCCGTTCGGAAGAACAAAAAATTCACGTCGCAATCTGTCTTGCGGCAGAGGACGCAATCCGTATCATGTCCGGAGAACATCCCGATCATTTCTGTTCAAGACGGCAAAAAagatgagggtaggaacgtatccTCGTCGTCCTCAATTGCGTGGAGTCGAGAGATCCGCGACAGACTTCGAAGCCGGTCCCGGGACGAACGTTGTTTCCGCGACTCACGGGCAGACAGCCCGGACTCGGACCGCACGTTTGTCGTGAGCTCTTCTCGGGAGGACGCGGGCGTTCGCGAGACGGGGGCGGATTCGCCTCGCGCATCGAGCTCCCCAGTAAACGGCGGGAATTCGGAAACGTCGGACAATCGCAGAATCTTTGTGAGTTCGCCCCTTCCCGGCTCGGATCTCTTGGTTTTCCACAGAGGGAGGCCGACGTCGCATCCGGATCAGAGTTTCTCGTCCAGATCTCTGTCCGTTTCGGACTTCTCGAGGCTTCGGGAGGAAGAGGAGGCCCGTCTAATCCGGCGCTTCGGGAAGCGGGGCTCGGGTCGGGCTGACTTCACCCTGCCCGCTGGTCTGCATTGCACACCGCGGGGGCAAATCTTCATCGTGGACCGCGGGAACGCTCGCGTTCAG GTTACAGACCCTCGAGGCAACATTCTTCAGCAAGTCAGTTCCCCGAATACAGAGGATTGGTCCAGGCGTCTCACGAACTTCTGGGATGTGGCGGTCAACTCAAAAGGCCTTCTGGCACTAAGCTGCGTGGCAGAGCGCGCCCTGCTGGTCTTCAACCGCCACGGTCGACTCCTGCGCACCTTCGGGGGGTCCGGCGACGGACTGGAAGCTCCCCGGGGCGTGACGGTAACTCGCCAGGACGAGTTCTTAGTGGCGGATGTCCGCAGGGGGACCCTGGTGCTTCTCGAGCCGCCCCGGGAGACCGGGTCCCGTTCGGGTCGAACCGTGGCGACGGGATTCCGCCGCCCTTACTTGGTGGCGGCCTGCGTCGGCTCGGGGACGGTGGCCGTGTCGGAAGGCGGTCGCACGCCCCTCGTCAGAGTCCTGGGACCGGACTGGAACACTCTACGGATTGTGGGGGCGTGCTCGGCCGCGGGGCCCGTCCTGGTCAGGCCCCGGGGCGTCTGCATCGACGCCGACGGAGACGTGCTGGTCGCCGACTGGGGGGACGCCCACCGCGTGCTCGTGTTTCCGGCGCGAGGAGAGGGCCGGGCCTTGGTGCCGGGGGGTTTGAACGGTCCGAGAGGGATCGGGGTCTTACCGGGGGGCCACCTAGTGGTGGCTGACAGTATGAACCACTGCGTCAAGATCTACCAGTACAAGTGTGAACATGCTTAA